A part of Halomarina litorea genomic DNA contains:
- a CDS encoding zinc-binding dehydrogenase: MTERETGRLAYLAEPKRLELKEYPVPEAEPGAVVTEVEQANVCGSELHIWGGHHPQVKEGVLGHEALCRIKELGEGVETDYAGEPVEVGDRIAPVYYITCRRCPACLVGEFHLCENAYRYWSKPPEEPPHFHGTFATHYYVHPDQYFYKVPEDLPTNIAAGANCALSQVLFGFDEVGVGYDDTVVVQGAGGLGLNAIAVATERGAETIVVEGVDGRIDRAREFGADHVVDFREYDSVEARAERVRELTDGRGADVGVEVAGVPAAFSEGIHLLRHGGRYLEMGNVSPGQMTEFDPGLLTRKSIDITSAVRYNPWYLHKALSFLTDHHEAYPYADLIDAEFDLVDVSEALQKSENREVTRAKLIPHAHD; the protein is encoded by the coding sequence ATGACCGAACGCGAAACCGGACGACTGGCCTACCTCGCCGAACCCAAGCGACTGGAACTGAAGGAGTATCCCGTCCCCGAGGCGGAACCGGGGGCCGTCGTCACGGAGGTGGAACAGGCGAACGTCTGCGGGTCCGAACTGCACATCTGGGGCGGCCACCACCCGCAGGTGAAAGAGGGCGTCCTCGGTCACGAGGCGCTCTGTCGGATCAAGGAACTCGGCGAGGGCGTCGAGACGGACTACGCGGGCGAACCGGTGGAGGTAGGCGACCGCATCGCCCCCGTCTACTACATCACCTGTCGGCGCTGTCCGGCCTGTCTGGTCGGTGAGTTCCACCTCTGTGAGAACGCGTATCGCTACTGGTCGAAGCCCCCCGAGGAGCCGCCGCACTTCCACGGGACGTTCGCGACGCACTACTACGTCCACCCCGACCAGTACTTCTACAAAGTGCCCGAGGACCTGCCGACGAACATCGCCGCGGGCGCGAACTGCGCGCTCTCGCAGGTGCTGTTCGGCTTCGACGAGGTAGGCGTCGGTTACGACGACACCGTCGTCGTCCAGGGGGCGGGCGGCCTCGGCCTGAATGCCATCGCCGTCGCCACCGAACGCGGCGCGGAGACCATCGTCGTGGAGGGCGTCGACGGCCGTATCGACCGGGCGAGGGAGTTCGGCGCGGACCACGTCGTCGACTTCCGCGAGTACGACTCCGTCGAGGCGCGCGCCGAGCGGGTCCGAGAACTCACCGACGGGCGCGGCGCGGACGTGGGTGTGGAGGTGGCGGGCGTCCCCGCCGCGTTCTCGGAGGGCATCCACCTCCTGCGCCACGGCGGGCGCTACCTCGAGATGGGCAACGTCTCGCCCGGCCAGATGACCGAGTTCGACCCCGGCCTCCTCACGCGGAAGTCCATCGACATCACCTCCGCCGTCCGGTACAACCCGTGGTACCTCCACAAGGCGCTCTCGTTCCTCACCGACCACCACGAGGCGTACCCCTACGCCGACCTCATCGACGCCGAGTTCGACCTCGTGGACGTGAGCGAGGCGCTCCAGAAGTCGGAGAACCGCGAGGTGACGCGGGCGAAGCTGATTCCCCACGCCCACGACTGA
- a CDS encoding MmgE/PrpD family protein — protein MSDHSETNDVTDRAPDAELAAFVTDLAYDDLPDDLVRAAERAFVDTVGVTVPGAAEGAGRVAMETIEATGGDGPATLVGGGSASLADAAFANGTAGHALDFDDVTRGVWHPSVPIVAPILVLAEARGLSGEAAVTAYVAGYETQCYLADALLPAHYERGWHATATFGTFGAAAAGAALLELDEGEARHALNAAASLPAGLKANFGTMTKPMHAGHAARSGLTAALLAERGHTATPGAMGLDRGFIDLYSGNSDPAVGEMASLGEEWALRTDGIQVKKYPCCYFTHPAIYATEELVAENGVAPEDVESITVSASQGAADALHYPDPSTGLEGKFSMEYTVACAAARDRVGLAAFDDENVSDPEVQAVRERVTFEVDPDLGYNPYFTSVTLETRDGERYERTQEVPPGTPADPLSDAELREKFEMCLARAGRGDDAGAAYDRLDSLREQEDAGSVLSSLS, from the coding sequence ATGAGCGACCACAGCGAGACGAACGACGTCACGGACCGGGCGCCCGACGCGGAACTCGCCGCGTTCGTCACGGACCTCGCGTACGACGACCTGCCCGACGACCTCGTCCGCGCCGCCGAACGCGCCTTCGTCGACACCGTCGGCGTGACCGTCCCCGGCGCGGCGGAGGGCGCCGGTCGGGTCGCGATGGAGACCATCGAGGCGACGGGTGGCGACGGTCCAGCCACCCTCGTCGGCGGCGGGAGCGCCTCCCTCGCGGACGCCGCCTTCGCGAACGGGACCGCCGGACACGCGCTCGACTTCGACGACGTGACTCGGGGCGTGTGGCACCCGAGCGTCCCCATCGTCGCACCCATCCTCGTACTCGCCGAAGCGCGGGGGCTGTCGGGGGAGGCGGCGGTGACGGCCTACGTCGCGGGCTACGAGACGCAGTGTTACCTCGCGGACGCCCTCCTGCCGGCCCACTACGAGCGGGGGTGGCACGCCACCGCCACCTTCGGGACGTTCGGCGCGGCGGCGGCCGGTGCGGCCCTCCTCGAACTCGACGAGGGCGAGGCGCGCCACGCCCTGAACGCCGCCGCCTCCCTGCCCGCGGGGCTGAAGGCGAACTTCGGGACGATGACCAAGCCGATGCACGCCGGCCACGCCGCCCGGTCGGGTCTCACGGCGGCGCTCCTCGCCGAGCGGGGCCACACCGCCACGCCGGGCGCGATGGGCCTCGACCGCGGCTTCATCGACCTCTATTCGGGGAACTCGGACCCCGCCGTCGGCGAGATGGCCTCCCTCGGCGAGGAGTGGGCGCTCCGCACGGACGGTATTCAGGTGAAAAAGTACCCCTGCTGTTACTTCACCCACCCCGCCATCTACGCAACGGAGGAACTCGTCGCCGAGAACGGCGTGGCCCCCGAGGACGTGGAGTCCATCACGGTGTCGGCCTCGCAGGGGGCCGCCGACGCCCTCCACTACCCCGACCCGAGCACGGGGCTGGAGGGGAAGTTCTCGATGGAGTACACCGTCGCGTGCGCGGCCGCGCGCGACCGGGTCGGCCTCGCGGCGTTCGACGACGAGAACGTCTCCGACCCCGAGGTGCAGGCGGTGCGCGAGCGCGTGACCTTCGAGGTGGACCCCGACCTCGGGTACAACCCCTACTTCACGTCCGTGACACTGGAGACGCGCGACGGCGAGCGCTACGAACGGACACAGGAGGTGCCCCCGGGAACGCCCGCGGACCCACTCTCGGATGCGGAACTGCGCGAGAAGTTCGAGATGTGTCTCGCGCGCGCGGGGCGGGGGGACGACGCGGGAGCGGCGTACGACCGCCTCGACTCGCTCCGGGAACAAGAGGACGCGGGGAGCGTGCTGTCGTCGCTCTCGTAG
- a CDS encoding acyl-CoA dehydrogenase family protein translates to MFALDDEQRMVLRLVSDLAEREFAEDACSHGGELPWENARTLADQGLVGINIAEEYGGGGMGEFEAMLAIEAVGRVCPDTANYLYGQSMVAPRAVEMFGTEKAKERYLPPVTAGESALSIAISEPHAGSDAGAMDTHVEADGDDFVLNGEKIWVSYVEDADAAVVWCRFPDGNLGTVLMDFDAPGVDVGEHYTNMAGHSQTHFFMEDVPVPAENVLVRGREAFKEQLKALNWERCGSAAYANAIARCAFEKAVDYAQQREQFDQPIAEFQGMRWKVAEMATSLEISRNMTWRAALEAEARGRVPDRLATSMAKLVASRTAEEVVSESLQVFGATGYQREHPLEYLYRLQRGRRIAAGTDEVLKDQIASAVFEDGLPDLA, encoded by the coding sequence ATGTTCGCACTCGACGACGAACAGCGGATGGTTCTCAGACTCGTCTCGGACCTCGCCGAACGCGAGTTCGCCGAGGACGCCTGCTCGCACGGCGGAGAACTGCCGTGGGAGAACGCCCGGACCCTCGCCGATCAGGGCCTCGTCGGCATCAACATCGCCGAGGAGTACGGCGGCGGCGGGATGGGCGAATTCGAGGCCATGCTCGCCATCGAGGCGGTAGGGCGGGTCTGTCCCGACACGGCGAACTACCTCTACGGGCAGTCGATGGTCGCCCCCCGGGCGGTGGAGATGTTCGGTACCGAGAAAGCGAAGGAGCGCTACCTCCCGCCCGTCACCGCGGGCGAGTCGGCGCTCTCCATCGCCATCTCGGAACCTCACGCCGGGAGCGACGCGGGCGCGATGGACACCCACGTCGAGGCGGACGGCGACGACTTCGTGTTGAACGGCGAGAAGATATGGGTCAGCTACGTCGAGGACGCCGACGCCGCCGTCGTCTGGTGTCGGTTCCCCGATGGAAACCTCGGGACGGTCCTGATGGACTTCGACGCGCCGGGCGTGGACGTCGGCGAGCACTACACGAACATGGCCGGGCACTCCCAGACGCACTTCTTCATGGAGGACGTCCCCGTCCCGGCGGAGAACGTCCTCGTTCGGGGCCGGGAGGCGTTCAAGGAGCAACTGAAGGCGCTCAACTGGGAGCGCTGCGGGAGCGCCGCCTACGCCAACGCCATCGCGCGGTGTGCCTTCGAGAAGGCCGTCGACTACGCCCAACAGCGAGAACAGTTCGACCAGCCCATCGCGGAGTTCCAGGGGATGCGCTGGAAGGTGGCGGAGATGGCCACCAGTCTCGAAATCTCGCGCAACATGACGTGGCGGGCGGCCCTCGAAGCCGAGGCGCGCGGGCGCGTTCCCGACCGACTGGCGACGAGCATGGCGAAACTCGTCGCCTCGCGGACCGCCGAAGAGGTCGTCAGCGAGTCCCTGCAGGTGTTCGGCGCGACGGGCTACCAGCGCGAACACCCGCTGGAGTACCTCTACCGCCTCCAGCGCGGGCGGCGCATCGCCGCCGGGACCGACGAGGTGCTGAAAGACCAGATCGCCAGCGCCGTCTTCGAGGACGGCCTGCCCGACCTCGCCTGA
- a CDS encoding acyl-CoA thioesterase, whose amino-acid sequence MDDPFVTTIQVRFKDIDAMDHVNSAVYFTYLEQARAAFYDEVIGERLDHVDTVIVSQELTYHAPVELGAEVRVELTIDGMGESSLPMSYEVYGDGELAATGESVQVAYDREAGTSTPIPEVWRERIESY is encoded by the coding sequence ATGGACGACCCGTTCGTCACCACGATTCAGGTACGGTTCAAGGACATCGACGCGATGGACCACGTCAACAGCGCCGTCTACTTCACCTACCTCGAACAGGCACGCGCCGCGTTCTACGACGAGGTCATCGGCGAGCGACTCGACCACGTCGACACCGTCATCGTCAGCCAGGAACTGACCTACCACGCGCCGGTCGAACTCGGCGCCGAGGTGCGCGTCGAACTCACCATCGACGGGATGGGGGAGTCCTCGCTCCCGATGTCCTACGAGGTGTACGGCGACGGCGAACTCGCGGCCACCGGCGAGTCGGTGCAGGTCGCGTACGACCGCGAGGCGGGGACCTCGACGCCCATCCCCGAGGTGTGGCGCGAGCGCATCGAGTCGTACTGA
- a CDS encoding MaoC family dehydratase gives MSDDDSATTERRLQTGWQGRYYEDFQVGDVYKHPFGRTVTETDNVWLTNVTMNLNPMHFNEAYAAETEFGERLVDGLFVISLAVGMSVVDVSVNATANLGYDEVRHHAPVFHGDTIFAESEVIEKRESSSRDHVGIVTTKLRAFNQDGEKVLSLKRTPMVLKREYAQPSAARPPGWPEGVGTQPEDLGDQRGD, from the coding sequence ATGAGCGACGACGACTCGGCGACGACGGAGCGACGTCTGCAGACCGGCTGGCAGGGACGGTACTACGAGGACTTCCAGGTCGGGGACGTCTACAAACACCCCTTCGGGCGCACCGTCACGGAGACGGACAACGTCTGGCTGACGAACGTGACGATGAACCTCAACCCGATGCACTTCAACGAGGCGTACGCCGCCGAGACGGAGTTCGGCGAGCGACTCGTCGACGGCCTGTTCGTCATCTCGCTGGCGGTGGGGATGAGCGTCGTGGACGTCTCCGTGAACGCCACCGCGAACCTCGGGTACGACGAGGTTCGCCACCACGCGCCCGTCTTCCACGGCGACACCATCTTCGCCGAGAGCGAGGTCATCGAGAAACGGGAATCCTCCTCCCGGGACCACGTCGGCATCGTCACCACGAAGCTCCGGGCGTTCAATCAGGACGGCGAGAAGGTCCTCAGCCTGAAGCGCACGCCGATGGTGCTCAAGCGCGAGTACGCCCAGCCGAGCGCCGCCCGGCCGCCGGGGTGGCCGGAGGGCGTCGGTACCCAGCCCGAGGACCTCGGGGACCAGCGGGGCGACTGA
- a CDS encoding acetyl-CoA hydrolase/transferase C-terminal domain-containing protein, whose product MGDERLVGDLPLTDAATAAEQVPDDACLAVSGFGSVGYPKAVPLALARAAGWEGTLDGGEGDGPPATGDRDLSLTVVSGGSVGDELDTALVEAGAMARRFPYQARAASRSAANDGSVAFHDRHIAGLGDEVRFGGLADPDIAIVEAVSVGEDWLVPSTSIGHTPAFVAAADRLVVEVNRAQPLALGDLHDVYRLAPPPHREPIPLTRPGQRMGDRRVRFDPGKLVAVVETETRDSPYSFRDPSPRDEAIAANLGDFLSEEVERNPAFAEAVRLQFGVGSLGNALMGELGSVDFGDREVAYFGEVIQDGLLDLLDEGSLAAASATSLALSAEGQDRLFADVERYADDVVLRPADVSNSAELVARLGVVAVNSALEVDLYGHVNSTHVGGTHVRTGVGGSGDFNRNALVSVTALPSTAAGGDIPRIVPMAPHVDHTEHDVGVVVTEQGVADLRGRSPRERADLLVEECAHPDFRPALRSYLDRARETGGHVPHDLPSAFDWE is encoded by the coding sequence ATGGGCGACGAGCGACTGGTCGGCGACCTGCCTCTGACCGACGCGGCGACGGCGGCCGAACAGGTACCGGACGACGCCTGTCTCGCCGTCAGCGGGTTCGGGAGCGTCGGCTACCCGAAGGCCGTCCCGCTCGCCCTCGCACGGGCGGCGGGGTGGGAGGGGACGCTGGACGGCGGAGAGGGCGATGGACCGCCCGCGACCGGCGACCGGGACCTCTCGCTGACCGTCGTCTCCGGCGGGAGCGTCGGCGACGAACTCGACACCGCACTCGTGGAGGCGGGCGCGATGGCGCGCCGCTTCCCCTATCAGGCGCGGGCCGCCTCGCGGTCGGCCGCCAACGACGGGAGCGTGGCCTTCCACGACCGGCACATCGCGGGGCTGGGCGACGAGGTGCGCTTTGGCGGGCTCGCGGACCCGGACATCGCGATAGTCGAGGCCGTGTCGGTGGGCGAGGACTGGCTGGTCCCCTCCACGTCCATCGGCCACACCCCGGCGTTCGTCGCGGCGGCCGACCGCCTCGTCGTGGAGGTGAACCGCGCACAGCCGCTGGCGCTGGGTGACCTCCACGACGTCTACCGCCTCGCGCCGCCGCCACACCGCGAGCCCATCCCGCTCACGCGACCCGGCCAGCGCATGGGCGACCGACGGGTCCGGTTCGACCCGGGGAAACTCGTCGCCGTCGTGGAGACGGAGACGCGCGACTCCCCCTACTCGTTCCGCGACCCGTCGCCGCGCGACGAGGCCATCGCCGCGAACCTCGGCGACTTCCTGAGCGAGGAGGTCGAGCGCAACCCGGCGTTCGCCGAGGCGGTCCGCCTCCAGTTCGGCGTCGGGAGCCTCGGCAACGCCCTCATGGGCGAACTCGGCTCGGTCGACTTCGGGGACCGGGAGGTGGCGTACTTCGGCGAGGTCATCCAGGACGGCCTGCTGGACCTGCTCGACGAAGGGTCGCTCGCCGCCGCCAGCGCCACCTCGCTCGCGCTCTCCGCGGAGGGACAGGACCGCCTGTTCGCGGACGTCGAGCGTTACGCCGACGACGTGGTCCTCCGTCCGGCGGACGTCTCGAACAGCGCCGAACTCGTCGCCAGACTGGGCGTCGTCGCCGTCAACAGCGCACTGGAGGTGGACCTCTACGGCCACGTCAACTCGACGCACGTCGGCGGGACGCACGTCCGCACCGGCGTCGGCGGGAGCGGCGACTTCAACCGCAACGCCCTCGTCTCGGTGACGGCCCTGCCCTCAACTGCCGCCGGGGGCGACATCCCCCGAATCGTCCCGATGGCCCCCCACGTCGACCACACGGAACACGACGTGGGCGTCGTCGTCACCGAACAGGGCGTCGCGGACCTGCGGGGTCGCTCGCCGCGCGAACGCGCCGACCTGCTGGTCGAGGAGTGCGCTCACCCCGACTTCCGGCCCGCGCTCCGGTCGTACCTCGACCGGGCCCGCGAGACGGGCGGGCACGTCCCCCACGACCTCCCCTCGGCGTTCGACTGGGAGTAG
- a CDS encoding sodium:solute symporter family protein: MAQGGAVSTWGWGFLVGYIVLIAGLGYLGYRRTNSQDDYATARGGFGFLTLAFAYAATVASGSTFMGIPAMAYGMGFKAGYYAMIYPIGIYLGMLFVARITKKVGDRFGSQSVPDFLGDRYQSPLLRLLAALLALFLLFYVMAQIAAAGWMFDTILGLEYDIGIWFAGGLLLLYLTAGGAHADILTDAVQGAIMVGVTLLIVVMFVTGWGMEGGMTAVNGALPTDMQWNTHTDPANPTFASWWVIFLLFIAHIGFTALPHLGNKFFAIKGTQYMKKFMTVSAVIGMALPLMFLGGILGRAQGIQLENPDAIVPMLFVENLPAVVAAFLGVAILSAIISTADGLIIAISQIFANDLYRKTYAPWRGRDPNDDAVNQRALWISRIATVFVTLGSVAAVMTPPEYLAILLWVGIGGIIAGYGGPYFVGAFRENTSKVAALSGFSLAFVVYFVIHLGPQFGLYEGWYPYNENPFASSAIGFVISCVTTYLVSKFTEPLPASHLDEVFRPERKGTAKSGTRSESGADD; the protein is encoded by the coding sequence ATGGCACAGGGAGGGGCCGTCTCGACGTGGGGCTGGGGGTTCCTCGTCGGCTACATCGTCCTCATCGCCGGGCTGGGGTACCTCGGGTACCGGCGGACGAACTCGCAGGACGACTACGCGACGGCCCGCGGCGGGTTCGGCTTTCTCACGCTGGCGTTCGCGTACGCGGCCACCGTCGCCAGTGGCTCGACGTTCATGGGCATCCCGGCGATGGCCTACGGGATGGGGTTCAAAGCCGGCTACTACGCCATGATCTACCCCATCGGCATCTACCTCGGGATGCTGTTCGTCGCCCGCATCACGAAGAAGGTGGGCGACCGCTTCGGCTCCCAGTCGGTCCCCGACTTCCTCGGCGACCGCTATCAGAGCCCCCTGCTCCGCCTGCTGGCCGCGCTCCTCGCCCTCTTCCTCCTGTTCTACGTGATGGCGCAGATAGCGGCCGCCGGGTGGATGTTCGACACCATCCTCGGGCTGGAGTACGACATCGGCATCTGGTTCGCCGGTGGCCTGTTGCTCCTGTACCTGACCGCCGGCGGGGCGCACGCCGACATCCTCACGGACGCCGTACAGGGAGCCATCATGGTCGGCGTCACCCTGCTCATCGTCGTCATGTTCGTCACCGGGTGGGGCATGGAGGGCGGGATGACCGCCGTCAACGGCGCGCTCCCGACCGACATGCAGTGGAACACCCACACCGACCCGGCGAACCCGACGTTCGCGAGCTGGTGGGTCATCTTCCTGCTGTTCATCGCGCACATCGGCTTCACGGCGCTTCCCCACCTCGGCAACAAGTTCTTCGCCATCAAGGGGACCCAGTACATGAAGAAGTTCATGACCGTCTCGGCGGTCATCGGGATGGCGCTCCCGCTGATGTTCCTCGGGGGGATCCTCGGGCGCGCACAGGGAATCCAACTGGAGAATCCCGACGCCATCGTTCCGATGCTGTTCGTCGAGAATCTGCCGGCGGTCGTGGCGGCGTTCCTCGGCGTGGCCATCCTCAGCGCCATCATCTCGACGGCCGACGGCCTCATCATCGCCATCTCGCAGATATTCGCGAACGACCTCTACCGGAAGACGTACGCCCCGTGGCGCGGCCGCGACCCGAACGACGACGCGGTCAACCAGCGTGCCCTCTGGATATCGCGCATCGCCACCGTCTTCGTGACGCTCGGTTCCGTCGCCGCCGTCATGACGCCGCCGGAGTACCTCGCCATCCTCCTGTGGGTCGGTATCGGCGGCATCATCGCCGGGTACGGCGGGCCGTACTTCGTCGGCGCGTTCCGTGAGAACACCTCGAAGGTGGCCGCCCTCAGCGGGTTCTCCCTCGCGTTCGTCGTCTACTTCGTCATCCACCTTGGCCCGCAGTTCGGCCTCTACGAGGGCTGGTACCCCTACAACGAGAACCCGTTCGCCTCCTCGGCCATCGGGTTCGTCATCTCGTGTGTGACGACGTACCTCGTCAGCAAGTTCACCGAACCGCTCCCCGCGAGCCACCTCGACGAGGTGTTCCGACCCGAGCGGAAGGGGACGGCGAAGTCGGGGACCAGGTCCGAGTCGGGGGCGGACGACTGA
- a CDS encoding iron-containing alcohol dehydrogenase, which translates to MDDVHGTPITFRTPDVRFGATVASEVPAALDRYGVDRPLVVTDEGVEEAGVLSRVTDPVERPVETHYATTEPGTDDFEDLPLDDVDGVVAVGGGSAIDTAKVAAVLAAHGGHPADYLGVGRVAGPTAPVLAVPTTSGTGSQATQTAVLAHEGVKRGISDEHLRPTAALVDPTLTEGLPAHVTARSGFDAFVHALESLTARDHRWVPERPITYQGANPVSRPLSRQALTLAHGSLERAYADGGDRAARRAMSLGAHLAGAAFSTAGLGVVHALASTVGGMTGRPHGECLAASVRPGLTYNLPARRGEYAVLARDLGVTEAATDDEAAAALLAECDRLRAALDLPGSLSDLGLGTDDVGAIVERTVAQDRRIATNPRTVDDRLRAVVAAAFD; encoded by the coding sequence ATGGACGACGTTCACGGCACTCCGATAACGTTTCGAACTCCAGACGTGCGCTTCGGTGCGACCGTCGCCTCGGAAGTCCCGGCGGCACTCGACCGGTACGGCGTCGACCGTCCGCTCGTCGTCACCGACGAGGGCGTCGAGGAGGCGGGCGTCCTCTCGCGGGTCACCGACCCGGTCGAGCGTCCGGTGGAGACGCACTACGCGACGACGGAACCCGGTACCGACGACTTCGAGGACCTCCCGCTGGACGACGTGGACGGCGTCGTCGCCGTCGGCGGCGGCTCCGCCATCGACACCGCGAAGGTGGCCGCAGTCCTCGCGGCCCACGGCGGCCACCCCGCGGACTACCTCGGCGTCGGTCGGGTCGCCGGCCCGACCGCTCCGGTGCTGGCGGTGCCGACGACCAGCGGGACGGGGTCGCAGGCGACACAGACTGCCGTGCTCGCGCACGAGGGGGTAAAGCGCGGAATCAGCGACGAACACCTCCGTCCGACGGCCGCGCTCGTCGACCCGACGCTCACCGAGGGCTTGCCGGCACACGTCACCGCCCGCTCGGGGTTCGACGCGTTCGTCCACGCCCTCGAATCGCTCACCGCCCGCGACCACCGCTGGGTCCCCGAACGGCCCATCACCTATCAGGGGGCCAACCCGGTGTCCCGGCCGCTCTCCCGGCAGGCGCTCACGCTCGCCCACGGGTCGCTCGAACGGGCGTACGCCGACGGTGGCGACCGGGCGGCACGGCGGGCGATGAGCCTCGGCGCACACCTCGCGGGGGCGGCGTTCTCGACGGCGGGACTCGGCGTGGTCCACGCCCTCGCGAGCACCGTCGGCGGGATGACCGGTCGTCCCCACGGGGAGTGTCTCGCCGCCTCCGTCCGACCGGGCCTCACGTACAACCTCCCGGCGCGCCGGGGGGAGTACGCCGTGCTCGCCCGTGACCTCGGCGTGACGGAGGCGGCTACGGACGACGAGGCCGCGGCCGCCCTCCTCGCGGAGTGCGACCGCCTCCGGGCGGCCCTCGATCTCCCGGGGTCGCTGTCGGACCTCGGACTCGGGACCGACGACGTGGGGGCGATAGTCGAGCGGACGGTGGCTCAGGACCGGCGCATCGCGACCAACCCGCGGACCGTCGACGACCGACTGCGGGCCGTCGTCGCCGCCGCGTTCGACTGA
- a CDS encoding IclR family transcriptional regulator has protein sequence MIQQDTNTGGVKSIGTAFDVIEALRTLDGARITELSEELGVAKSTVHRHLDTLYRRGYVVREGDEYHVGLRFLQLSEHARLRKPEYELARAKVEELARETEERAQFIVEEHGEGVYVHLETGRHAVHTDSGVGRRIPLYATAAGKAILAQFPDEYVRELLDRDGMSELTDHTITDPDSLFEDLSTIRDRGYSVNDQENTRGIRAVGVPVSGPEGFVVGALSVSGPTHRMKGDRLERDLPDLLLGTANELELNITYS, from the coding sequence ATGATACAGCAGGACACGAACACGGGTGGCGTCAAGTCCATCGGGACGGCGTTCGACGTTATCGAAGCCCTCCGGACGCTCGACGGGGCGCGCATCACGGAACTGTCGGAGGAACTCGGCGTCGCCAAGAGCACCGTCCACCGCCACCTCGATACGCTGTACCGCCGGGGGTACGTCGTCCGCGAGGGCGACGAGTACCACGTCGGCCTCCGGTTCCTCCAGTTGTCCGAACACGCCCGCCTCCGCAAACCGGAGTACGAACTCGCGCGCGCGAAGGTAGAGGAACTCGCCCGTGAGACCGAGGAGCGCGCGCAGTTCATCGTCGAGGAACACGGCGAGGGGGTGTACGTCCACCTCGAGACCGGACGCCACGCGGTCCACACCGACTCCGGCGTCGGCCGGCGAATCCCCCTCTACGCCACCGCCGCCGGCAAGGCCATCCTCGCGCAGTTCCCCGACGAGTACGTCCGCGAACTCCTCGACCGCGACGGGATGTCGGAACTCACCGACCACACCATCACCGACCCGGACTCGCTGTTCGAGGACCTGTCGACCATTCGCGACCGGGGGTACAGCGTCAACGACCAGGAGAACACCCGCGGCATCCGCGCGGTGGGCGTCCCCGTCTCTGGCCCCGAGGGGTTCGTCGTCGGTGCGCTGAGCGTCTCCGGCCCGACCCACCGGATGAAGGGCGACCGCCTCGAACGGGACCTGCCCGACCTGTTGCTGGGGACGGCCAACGAACTCGAACTCAACATCACCTACTCGTGA